A part of Perca fluviatilis chromosome 15, GENO_Pfluv_1.0, whole genome shotgun sequence genomic DNA contains:
- the LOC120574946 gene encoding uncharacterized protein LOC120574946: MFHDESQLMRGQADVSVLQTLDSPASPDEGGGGGGPLSFTDEAVSIMTSSSLLARSLLGRGSATKRKDSPSSSSVRRKREFIPVDKKDDGYWDKRRKNNEAAKRSREKRRVNDMVLESRVLALLEENARLRAELLALKFRFGLVKDPSNATILPLTAAPPHAAQTLSPHYYLHRGEGGLNTSSTSHPNSSRVTRDACNMSEDSGFSTPGGSSVGSPVFFEDRLSDHGKLSPHRAEELGYELNHSPAVDVHHGPTGGKLDHAEAMKNLPHKLRFKTAGCGDTFDAAGDHVGARNSSALFLGGQDGLRDARKGLSAGESVSWLQQLEGEEPRKRTQSPQCSSYGVQLPPMHGQTEVRYKQENTHLKCQLNSLSEEVAQLKKLFTEQLMAKVN; the protein is encoded by the exons ATGTTTCATGACGAGTCCCAGCTGATGAGGGGGCAGGCCGATGTGTCTGTGCTCCAGACTCTGGACTCTCCTGCGAGTCCGGAcgaaggtggaggaggaggagggcctCTGTCCTTCACAGACGAAGCCGTGTCCATCATGACGTCCAGCAGCCTGCTGGCGCGCTCCCTGCTGGGCCGTGGCTCCGCCACCAAACGCAAAGACAGCCCGTCCTCCTCCAGCGTGCGCCGCAAGCGCGAGTTCATCCCCGTCGACAAGAAGGACGACGGCTACTGGGACAAGAGGCGCAAGAACAACGAGGCCGCCAAACGCTCGCGGGAGAAGCGGCGCGTTAACGACATGGTCCTGGAGAGCCGCGTGCTGGCTCTGCTGGAAGAAAACGCTCGCCTCCGGGCCGAGCTGCTGGCTCTCAAGTTCCGCTTTGGCCTGGTCAAAGACCCGTCCAACGCCACGATCCTGCCGCTCACTGCGGCACCTCCCCACGCCGCTCAGACCCTGTCTCCGCACTATTATCTccacagaggggagggaggcCTCAACACTTCCTCCACCTCACATCCCAACAGCTCCAGGGTCACCAGGGACGCCTGTAACATGTCGGAGGACTCTGGGTTCTCCACGCCAGGCGGCTCCAGCGTGGGAAGTCCGGTCTTCTTTGAAGACCGGCTGAGCGACCACGGGAAGTTATCGCCGCACCGGGCGGAGGAGCTGGGCTACGAACTCAATCACTCACCTGCTGTCGACGTCCACCACG GCCCCACCGGAGGGAAGCTGGACCATGCCGAGGCGATGAAAAACCTTCCTCACAAGCTACGCTTTAAGACGGCTGGCTGCGGGGATACATTTGACGCTGCGGGGGACCACGTCGGTGCCAGAAACAGCTCGGCGCTGTTCCTGGGAGGACAGGACGGGCTGAGAGATGCCCGTAAAGGACTGAGTGCAGGTGAGAGTGTCTCCTGGCTGCAGCAGCTGGAAGGGGAGGAACCTAGGAAGAGGACACAGTCGCCGCAATGCAGCAGCTACGGCGTCCAGCTGCCGCCCATGCACGGACAAACAGAGGTCCGGTACAAGCAGGAGAACACGCACCTCAAGTGTCAGCTCAACTCTCTGAGTGAGGAGGTGGCTCAGCTCAAGAAGCTTTTCACGGAGCAGCTGATGGCTAAAGTCAACTGA